ATCTCTTCCTCTTAATGGAGTTTTTAGTCTATAgagattcattttcattttcccttcaGCTTTGTAGCTTTGCCTCCTTACGTCTTTATTTAGAGGTTGCCCAAGGGACTACAAAACACACACTTAAATTTTATCTGTAGTTTTTGACGTCTCCTCTGCGTTCTCCTTGTAGACTAGCCTGCCATGGCAGACCAGAGACAGCGCTCCCTCTCTACCTCTGGGGAATCCCTGTACCACGTTCTGGGGCTGGACAAGAATGCAACCTCGGATGACATTAAGAAGTCCTACCGGTAAGAGGCCTGGGCCCGGGGCGGGCGGCTCCCGCCCCTCCTGTCTTTTATCTGCGCGTGTTTCCCCGGCCTACTCGCCTACTCGCTGTTTCACTGGTAGCCCTTCCACTGCATCTTTGTGTGTGTAGTGTGTCCCCGTATAGCTTATGATTATTACCTTAATGTTTTCttggcaacaaaaacaaaacaatagcagtGTGTGGGGTCATGCACACTCCCTACCCTGGAGCAGACGGCTCGGGGGGCAGGCCTGGATGTGCTGAGCTGTGGTGGCAGGGTCTCACCCCCCGGGGGAGCCTTCCCGCATGGCTGAGCTTGCCCTTCCCCTGCGGTGTCCCTGAGCAGCTGCCAGAGACCGACACTGTCGTTGGTGCAGACAGTTGACACAGTCCTCTGTGTTCTCAGCTTATCTCCTTATCAGTACAATAAAATGCCTGTGCTGCACGCTCCTTGCCTGTCCCTCCATTTGGCAAATGTACAGTCAGGACGCTAGAGGGCAGCAGCGGGGTTGGAAGTTCTTGGGAGCGCCCGCAGGTCAGCTCTCACCCGGGTACTTGCTGCTCTGTGGATGGCTCGGCACGGGAGGTTTGCCCTTAGACAGTTGCAGAGATTGCTGTTGAGCCTGGTGTTCTCTAGTTCTGTGGCCGGCTGGAAAGGGAGGTGGTGACGGGTAAACGTTCCTCTGCTGGCCCTCCATCCCGGTGGATGAGCGTGAGACGTGAGACCAACAGAGGGTTTTGGTTTGCAGGAAGCTGGCCTTGAAATATCACCCTGACAAGAACCCAGACAACCCAGAGGCCGCAGACAAGTTTAAGGAGATCAACAACGCCCACGCCATCCTGACGGACTCCACGAAAAGAAACATCTACGACAAGTACGGCTCGCTGGGGCTCTACGTGGCCGAGCAGTTCGGGGAGGAGAACGTGAACACCTACTTCGTGCTCTCCAGCTGGTGGGCCAAGGTGAGGGCGCAGCTCCCACTCTCGCATCCCGCCGGGTGGATCTGGGCACGTGGCGGGCTCCTCGTCCCCATAGATATGGGCAAAGGCCCGGTCCCAGCAGATTGTAGCTGGCCTGTGGCCTGCCTGCGTCCAGCCCGCGCGCACAGAGCGAGGTCTGTGCCGAGTGGTGACGTCCACAGCATTTTCTTTCGTGAGTCACTGTGGTAGAAATAGGAAATGAACTTTTTCATCACTTTGTGGATAGATTTATTTTTGTGATTAGggaaaacttgttagaaatatcTAGCTTGAGaaacttctgaaaaaaatattattgttttatattgtaACATTACCTGGTTTCCTGATTCTATCCAAAGCATCTGTCGTGTGAGGCCCGAGggtgtggctcactgcagggccTGAGCTGTCGGAAGCCTGTCTGGCAGCGGCCAGtcagccctcctcccctctcagGAGTTACCCTTCTTTACGCAGCTGgtctcctccttcctgccctcctgtCCCCGTGTTCAGTGCTTTCTTTATTCTCCTTGATCTGGAAAAGAGTCCACTGCTGGTGTGAGGACCCCTCTGTGACCCTGGCGGGGGTCGGGGGTGGGCGCAGGTTGAGAGCTGCATCCCGGCCTCGCCGCACAACCACGTCCCCTTGCCCACAGGCCCTGTTTGTGTTCTGCGGGCTCCTCacctgctgctactgctgctgctgcctctgctgcTGCTTCAACTGCTGCTGCGGGAAGTGCAAGCCCAAGGCGCCTGAGGGCGAGGAGACCGAGTTCTACGTGTCCCCCGAGGACCTGGAAGCGCAGCTGCAGTCCGACGAGAGGGGTGAGTGTGCCCGCCGCCCGGGGCGCGCGTGAGGGGCGGGGCCGGAGCGGGCCCTGAACGTGTCGCCCTGTCTCGTCAAACAGGAGGGCACTGACACTGTGCGGGAGTGTTTGTGGTGGCGGCGGGACGGTTGAGGTGTGAACGTGGACGCCGGAGGTAAAGCAGGCGCGGAGGGCTGTCCCCGCCGCGGACTGTGGTAGCTGAGTAGGCGGGGAGGGCCGAGGGCCGAGGCCGCTGACGAAGGTCGTGTGGGGCGGAGGTCCTGGCAGCCTCGCCCCGCCCTGGGCGCTTGTCTTACGACCTCCGACCCCGGTCGAGCCACCAGGTGGCCGAGCGTGTCGCCCAGAGACGGTGTCGGGGGCCGAGAGGCCCACTGGCCTGACCTGAGGCCACGCGTCGCTTGCTTTCAGAGGCCGCAGACACGCCGATCGTCGTCCAGCCGGCGTCCGCCACGGAGACCACCCAGCTCACAGCCGACTCCCACCCCAGCTATCACACCGATGGGTTCAACTAAATTCAGGAGAAGCTGTGATTCGAGGGTCAGTCAGCACCCAGCCACTCGACCTTAGAATCATGGACTGTAGTCCCAGAGGTGGGGCGGGAGCCGCCCTGGCCCCGGGAGGGCAGCGCCAGCCCGCCTCTGCGCCCGCTCCCCGCCGATCCCTGACCCACGAAGTGCGTAGCATGCAGTGTCTCGAGCAGCTTCGCTACGGTCGTCTCCTTCCGTTGCTCCCTTTTTTAATAGCATGTGCAGGGTTACGTTCCATGTCTGTCTGTACTGTGAGCGTGTTGCGGCCAGGCCGCATTCCCCGGCCGTGGGGCCGCCTCAGGGCTCTCGGGCAGGTCGACGCAGCGGTTGGACGGCCCGTGTGGTCCCTCGCGGTCAGGCGGGCTCGGGCTCCGTTCCCCGTGCCCATGGGGGCCTGAGGCAGGTGCTGCCTGGCTGGAGCCGTGGGGTCTGCTCCCTGCCCCGTGCCTGCCAACCATGTGGCCACAGGCAGGGCCTCTGGACTCACCTGCCAGGAAGGAGCTGGGCCCACTCTCCCAGCGCCGGGGCGTTTCTGTGGCATTCGTACCAAGGACAGTCTGTGCGGCACCCGTTCACCTCGTCTGCTTAGCCTGTAGCAGTTGCTTCTCATGTCTGACCTGAGGCCCCCGTGCTTCGAGTGTGCTCCCTCCCGGGGTGGGGACGTTCCCACACGTCCCCAGGCCATGAGCTGGATGGATGGGGCCCCTTCCGCAGCCTccactctccccttccctgcATCGTCCTCCACATTCCTTCAGGCCCACCTGGCCTCTTGGTAATGCTCTTTGAACCTCTAAGAACCACAGATGGCAGCAGCGGCCCAATTAGTGGTGGTCAGAGGGGCTGGGAGTCCAGGCTGCCCGTGGTGAGTGGGCTGCACAGCCCTCCCCTCTGTGCTTCCCAGAGCTCTCACCCCCCCGCTTTCCTCCGACTGCTCCCTTTGGCTGTCGTTGCTGGTTTGGGCAGAGCTAGAGACGTTGGGCTCACGGAGAAAGGACCAGCTGGACCAAAGGCACACTCAGGGCAGAGGGTTGGGTCCCCAAGTGGCCCTGGTGCCCTTGGGCTCGTTAGCCCGCAGCCAGACCACAGAAGCCCCGCTCACCTCTGTCCGTGCACCGTCTGTGGGCTGTTGGAAGCCAGTCTGTCTTGTCCGCGTCCGGACCTGTGGGTGGCCCCTGCTCTGAGGACTTGGAGACGTGGCTGTGCTGGGCCCATGCAGACCAGCACCTGCCGCGGGACCTGCGTGGCCCAAGTGGGTCTGGTTTCCCATCATGCACCTCGCGACTGCTGGGCTCCTCCGGAATGTCCCGTAGGGAAGGCCGTGGGGCAGGGGCAGCACGCAAGGAGGTCAGACGCACCAGGACACCTTCCCGAGCCACTGACTACCaccgccccaccccagccccgcccAGGCCCCGGCTTGCCCGCTGCCCTCACGGTGCTGTGGGGGGTGAGCGTCCGGCTCTGCAGGCACCAGGTCCGTGGGCACTTGTGGGTTCcgttttgtttggggttttgccCTTGAAAACAATCACGAAGACGGTCAGCAAGAGGGGAGGTCTGCGCTGATGTTAAATGAGGAATAATCTGCTGAGATCCGGCCTCTCAGAAGGACAAGAAATCCGTTATTTGACCTGCCCTGGAGCAGGGAGGAGGCCAGACACTAGGACAGTCTTAGGTGCCAATTCCAGGCCAGCAAGAATTCAGCCTGAGAGCAGGCCCTAGTCGGCCTTCCTGACGTTTCTGGAAATAACTTTAGGAAATGAGTTGTTTGTCCCTAGAGCGGCCAAGCACGAAGTTCAGAGGTTGGGCTTCAGGTAGGCAGCCGCCTTCCACAGTGACCGTGTCATTGCTTCGTGGGCAGAAGACTCCGAGGCGCGTCACGCAGGTCAGGGCGGATCTCTGCCGGGTCTTTTGGTTCCCGAATCTTTCTGATCGTCCACTAGAAACGTGATGCTCCCCTGGAGGCCAGAGGGGCAGGTCCGGAGGTTTGTTGAACCCAGTCTCCTGTAGAATTTGTAAAAACTAAACAAATCGTGACGATGATGAGAACAATCCTCAAGGCGAAGCTGATGACTCCGCGAGGGCTGGGCACCCCGGGGCCAGGCGCAGGGCCTGGACCATGCCCCCGCACCTGACCCCGACCCTGACCCCGACGCACGTCCACTTTGTTGACTTGGAGGCAGAAACCCTTTCGAAGACTTCCCTGTCTGTGCTTTCAGGCCCTCCCGCTGACTGAAGACCTAGGTCCCTGGTTGCATTTCCCTTTTCCTTGTGTGGCCCATCTGCTTCCCTGGTGAGCGGGGTGTTGTGTCTGGAGGGCCCTCTGTTCACGTGCGCGGAGGGGACAACCCTCTCCAGCTGTGATGGGAACAGGAGCGCCTCGGCCCTCGCTCCAGGGCCACCGAGGCCAGTGCTGGGTGCCCTGAGGCTCTGACAGCACTGCCCGCCTGTGGCCTGCCGGGAGCGTGGGAGAGGCTGCAGGGTGCAGACGGGAGCTGCCGCGCGTACATTTCTGTTTTCGCTTGGTGACGTGGTCTCTTGTCCTTTCTGGgcgtttttctgttttcaacctGCTGTAGACGTTACCGCTCGTGCGTGAGCTTTCCTACTTCTCCGACGAGTCGAGCAGCCAGCTCCGCTGGGGCCCCTTGGGCGTGCTGTGTCCACTGGGGCCGCTTGGGCGTGCTGTGTCCACAGGGCTCCTGCTTGGGGAGGGGCCGTGCCGGGACCATCTGGCGTATTCTAACCGCGGGCGGTCTGTTCCAGGGGAGCTTGTGCTGTGCCCGCTGGGGAGACGGGCAGCCTCCGTGGCACCTGGTGTGAGACCACCTGTGAGGGGGGCGGGCACCGGCTCGTGGGCTCTCCCTGGAGGGGCCCGGTCCGTTCTTCCCTGGCTCTCAGCACATCCCGCCAGGGGGACAGCGCGGGGGGCGGCGGTGGTGGTGAGGGGCGTGAAACAGTGACTGATGTCACTCCTTT
This portion of the Pseudorca crassidens isolate mPseCra1 chromosome 15, mPseCra1.hap1, whole genome shotgun sequence genome encodes:
- the DNAJC5 gene encoding dnaJ homolog subfamily C member 5, coding for MADQRQRSLSTSGESLYHVLGLDKNATSDDIKKSYRKLALKYHPDKNPDNPEAADKFKEINNAHAILTDSTKRNIYDKYGSLGLYVAEQFGEENVNTYFVLSSWWAKALFVFCGLLTCCYCCCCLCCCFNCCCGKCKPKAPEGEETEFYVSPEDLEAQLQSDEREAADTPIVVQPASATETTQLTADSHPSYHTDGFN